AGCAGGAACTGACCCGTCGCAATCAGGAGATGCAGGCGGACTTGAAGATGGCACGCGAAATCCAGCAGTCCCTCCTCACGCACCACTACCCATCCTTTCCGGAAGGGGCCGCGCCGGAGGACAGCATCCTCCGTTTCGCCCACCGCTATATTCCGGCCTCCAGCCTGGCCGGCGACTTCTTCGACATCGTTCAGGTTTCCGATTCCGAAGCAGGCATACTTGTCTGCGACGTGATGGGACACGGGGTCAAGGCCGCCCTCGTGACGGCTTTCATCCGCGGTCTGGTCGAGGAATTGATGCCGCTGGCTTCACGGCCCGGCGACTTCCTGAGCGAGTTGAACCGGGCCATCTTCGCGATTTTCCAGCAATCGGAATCCCGCCTCTTCGTGACGACTCTCTACTGCGTGGCCGACACCGGGCGCGGACAGCTCCGCTACGCCAACGGCGGACACCCCGCGCCCTACCTCATCCATGAAGCCGGGGACTCGGTCACCCGGATCCGTCCGGAAGATTACGACCCGGAACCGGCGCTCGGCCTGATCAACCATTTCCAGTATTCGACCTGGGAACACCCGCTGACCCGCAAGGACCGCCTGATCGCCTTCACCGACGGTCTCTTTGAGATCGACGGGCCCGACGGCGAACAACTGGGGGAGAACTGGCTCTTCAATCTCGTCCACGAGAACCGCCGACTCTCCCTTGAGGACCTCTTCGACCACCTGCTCAAGGAGGCCCGCCATCAACTCGGGAGCAATGAATTCGAAGACGACGTCTGCCTCGTCGGCTCCCGGATCGAAGACAGCCGCCGAAGCGACCCGGCCATCGCCTTCGAAGTCTAGTGTGCTGTCAGAGAAAGTGAACGGTTTCTAGATCAACCCGTTCTGGATCGCGTACTTGGTCAGGCCCGGGACATCGCGGATCGCGAGCTTCTGCATGATATTGGCCCGGTGGCTGTCGACCGTGCGCACACTCAGGCTGAGCTCTTCCGCAATCTCCCGACTGGTCTTGCCGTCCACCACCTGCTGGAGGACCTGGATTTCCCGCGATGAGAGCGCTTTCTGCCCCTGGTCGGCGCCACCGGAAAGGTACTGTCGCATGGCGACGTTGGCCTTGGGACCCAGATAGGTGCCGCCCGCCATGATCGTTTCCAGACCGGTTCGGAATTCTTCGAAGCCGTCGGTCTTGACCACATACCCGTCCGCCCCGGCGGCGAGCACCTCCTTGACATTGCGGGGAGAGCCCTGCCCGGAAAAGACCAGCGTCTTGACGGTCGGACATTCCTCGGCAATTCGATGAAGCACTTCGACGCCGTTCATGCCGGGAAGCACCAGATCAAGGATGACTACATCGGGTTTCTTCTCGATGACGGCCTCGATGCCGGTTTCTCCGTCGAAAAAGGTGCCAATGACTTCGAACCCGCCCGTGATCTGGACGAGTTCGGCAAGCATGTCGCAGATGGCACGCTGATCTTCGATAATGACGACGCGCTTCATACGTCCCCATTATCGGCCGGGAACGCCCCGTCTGGAACCTTACGGCCAAGATCCGTGGATTTTCTGAGCCCCTCTGTAAAGAAGTGGCGAAAGAACCACCCGTTTCACCCCTTCCTACCCCATCCGCCCCCCCCGGGAGTTTCGATGACGAGGCGGTCGCCCGATCCAAGATCGGCAGCGGCGATGGAGGGCAGCACCTCGACGCGTCCGTCGGCCCGGATGATCCATTGGCGGCCGCATTCGCCTGCGGAACCTCCCGCCATCCCGTAGGGGGCCACGACCCGATGTTGGGTGAGAAGGGAGAGCTCGGCCGGTTCAAGGAACTCAATTTCCCGAATGACGCCATTTCCGCCGCGAAACTGACCACCCCCACCCGAGCCAAACCGGACACCGAACCGATGCAAACGGACCGGATGCCGCCATTCGAGGATCTCCGGATCGGTGATCGCCGTATTGGTCATATGGGTGTGGATGGCATCGGAACCGGCGGATCCCGGTCCGGCCCCTGCCCCTCCCGCGATCGTCTCATAATAGCTTCCCCGGGAAGTGCCGAAGATCAGGTTGTTCATCGTGCCCTGACTGCAGGCTGCCAGGCCGAGCGCCTTGATCAGCAGGTCGACCACCCGCTGGCTGGTCTCCACATTGCCGCCCACCACCGGTGGGCAGCGGGAGGCCTCCACGGCGAAGGAGGGATTGAGCAAGCCGGGGGGGAGGTCGGAACGGACCGAATTGAGGAGACCCTCATTCAATGGCACCTCGGTCCGGACAAAGAGTCGCAGAACGTAGAGAAGGGCACTGCGCACCACCGCGGGGGTCGCGTTCAGATTTCCGGGATGAAGGCCGCCACTGCCGGAAAAATCAACGCGGATCCCTTCCGGCTCAACCTGAATGGCCACCTTCAGGGGGGTTCCATCGTCAAGGAATTCCTCCGCCTGAAGAGCGCCTTGTCGGATCTCCGAAAACCGCTGACGGACCAGATCGTCCGCCCGCTCGGCCAACGCTTTGAGTGAATCCGCGAATCGTTGTTTTCCAAGGCCCGCGATCATGGCACCCAATTCCAGAGCGGCCGCCCGATTGGCCGCCATCTGGGCATCGAGATCCGCCAGGTTCTCCTCGGGAGAACGGCTGGGGAAACGCGCCTCCCTCAAGAGCCGCTCGAGCGGACTCCAGTCGACACGGCCACGATGTGCAACCCGGATTGGGGGAATGACCACCCCCTCCTCTTCAAGGTTGCGGGCGTCCGGCGGCATCGATCCCGGACGAATCCCCCCGATTTCCGCATGGTGGGCGCGGTTGGCCACAAAGGCCCGCAGGACTCCGTCGTCCGAGAAAACCGGCGTGATCAGGGTCACATCCGGCAGGTGGGATCCGCCAAACCCCGGGTGATTGGTGACCACGGCATCGCCGGGCCTCCAATCGATTTCCTCGGTGACCCGACGCACGCAGAGTCCGAGGGCCCCGAGATGGACCGGGATATGGGGCGCATTGACGACCAGACGTCCTTCCGCGTCGAGGAGACCACAGGAAAAATCCAACCGTTCCTTCATGTTGGTCGAGAGGGCCGTGCGCTGAAGCAACTCTCCCATATCCTCAACGATGGCGCCCAGGCGATTGGAGACCAATTCGAGGGCCACGATGGATTCTCCGCTACGGGCGACATCGTGCCCGCTGTCGGTCCCGGCATCCTCAACCATCCGGATCGAACCGAGATCGCCGACCACACCCGTCCAGCCTTTCTCAATAAAGAGAGTGCTGAACCGGTCCTGAACAATGGCCGGTCCCGCCAATACGTCGCCCGGACCAAGTGAGGCCCGCTCCCGGAGAACGGGACGCTCACCGCCGGTCGCCGCCTTCAGCCGCTGGCGGCGCCGGAAGGATTCATGCCTGTCCGGATCGTTCGCCCGCCCGGAGGCCACCGCCCGCAAGGCGACCAATTCGACCGGCCGATTTGAAGGACAGTGTCCGTAGCGCTTTCGATGGCGGTGCTTGAAGCGCCTGACCAGCAGGTCGACCCGGTCCGCCGGGACAGTCAGGGTGTCCTCCTGACCCTCAAAGCGCATCTCCGCCCGGACAAACCGCAACACCACTTCGGAGGGGTCGACGCCCTCCCGGACCACTTCCGCCACCGCTCTGCGTCCCACCTCGGCGATCCGGCCGGCCAGGTCGGGCCGGATCTCTTCGATCGGTTGAAGGATCTGCTCGACGGCAAAGCGTTCGAGGACCGCTTCCTTCAGGCCAAGGGCGCTGAGCAAGCCGGAATCCCCGGGATAAAGGACCACCCGGATCCCGAGCGAGCGGGCGACCCCGCAGGCGTGCAACCCGCCGCCACCGCCGAACGCGAGCAGACTGTATCCAGAACAGTCATACCCCTCCCGGATCGATATGCGCCGGACAGCTTCGGCCATCCTTTCATTGGCGATGGCCAGGAAACCCTGAAGAATCG
This window of the Opitutaceae bacterium genome carries:
- a CDS encoding response regulator transcription factor, whose translation is MKRVVIIEDQRAICDMLAELVQITGGFEVIGTFFDGETGIEAVIEKKPDVVILDLVLPGMNGVEVLHRIAEECPTVKTLVFSGQGSPRNVKEVLAAGADGYVVKTDGFEEFRTGLETIMAGGTYLGPKANVAMRQYLSGGADQGQKALSSREIQVLQQVVDGKTSREIAEELSLSVRTVDSHRANIMQKLAIRDVPGLTKYAIQNGLI
- a CDS encoding hydantoinase B/oxoprolinase family protein; this encodes MTRARDLEAIGRVDAIEYLPEIGGVHQPEWTLFIDTGGTFTDCIGRSPDGSIHRCKVLSSSGLRGRVARLNGTGACCLSGLPDLPQDFFRGFRLFWPGREDAPLRVHAWDPETRELRVEGHLPTGIGPGSVAELRLEEEAPILAARVLTRTPGDRVLPPLAMRLATTRGTNALLEEKGVPPLLLINAGLEDLLVIGDQRRPDLFALNPRRPAPLHGPVVPVSGRLEAGGGELVPIVPSEIERIARPWFEKGHRTAAVCLLHSYGNPAHEQAVADCLRAIGFTHVSVSSDLAPVIKIVPRCETTVVDAYLAPIMNAYLDAVGSVLDRDRLHVMTSAGGLVTRSAYRPKDSLLSGPAGGVVATAAIARRARHPRVIAFDMGGTSTDVARYDGEFDYRYRQTVGRATVFAPGLKIESVAAGGGSICRFDGHVLTVGPDSAGASPGPACYGAGGPFTLTDVNLLLGRMDPDLFSLPVFPEQARSRLDEIHRQIEEATGRPTTDGTILQGFLAIANERMAEAVRRISIREGYDCSGYSLLAFGGGGGLHACGVARSLGIRVVLYPGDSGLLSALGLKEAVLERFAVEQILQPIEEIRPDLAGRIAEVGRRAVAEVVREGVDPSEVVLRFVRAEMRFEGQEDTLTVPADRVDLLVRRFKHRHRKRYGHCPSNRPVELVALRAVASGRANDPDRHESFRRRQRLKAATGGERPVLRERASLGPGDVLAGPAIVQDRFSTLFIEKGWTGVVGDLGSIRMVEDAGTDSGHDVARSGESIVALELVSNRLGAIVEDMGELLQRTALSTNMKERLDFSCGLLDAEGRLVVNAPHIPVHLGALGLCVRRVTEEIDWRPGDAVVTNHPGFGGSHLPDVTLITPVFSDDGVLRAFVANRAHHAEIGGIRPGSMPPDARNLEEEGVVIPPIRVAHRGRVDWSPLERLLREARFPSRSPEENLADLDAQMAANRAAALELGAMIAGLGKQRFADSLKALAERADDLVRQRFSEIRQGALQAEEFLDDGTPLKVAIQVEPEGIRVDFSGSGGLHPGNLNATPAVVRSALLYVLRLFVRTEVPLNEGLLNSVRSDLPPGLLNPSFAVEASRCPPVVGGNVETSQRVVDLLIKALGLAACSQGTMNNLIFGTSRGSYYETIAGGAGAGPGSAGSDAIHTHMTNTAITDPEILEWRHPVRLHRFGVRFGSGGGGQFRGGNGVIREIEFLEPAELSLLTQHRVVAPYGMAGGSAGECGRQWIIRADGRVEVLPSIAAADLGSGDRLVIETPGGGGWGRKG